The following coding sequences are from one Kallotenue papyrolyticum window:
- a CDS encoding DUF3105 domain-containing protein, with protein MTTREHRTSRERAAARGRQAPQRRSLPLIPLGIAAGVVLIGVLIGSYMLSRPALEPADAVSPGQPVPTMASREHVPDGTSVEYTTNPPTSGPHWAQPATWGVYNTRPPADERLVHNLEHGGVIISYDPDKVDAQTVERLKNLTRALRRERTCLILTPRDTIQDDKAIALTAWGVIALLDQYDEGAIRAFWRDHVARGPEFGEGVCG; from the coding sequence ATGACAACGCGGGAACATCGTACAAGCCGGGAGCGGGCTGCTGCCCGCGGTCGCCAGGCGCCCCAGCGGCGTTCGCTGCCCCTGATCCCGCTGGGCATCGCTGCCGGCGTGGTGCTGATCGGCGTGTTGATCGGTAGCTACATGCTCAGCCGGCCTGCGCTGGAGCCCGCCGATGCGGTCTCGCCGGGGCAGCCGGTGCCGACTATGGCTTCGCGCGAGCATGTGCCCGATGGCACGTCGGTCGAGTACACTACCAACCCGCCTACCTCCGGCCCGCACTGGGCCCAGCCGGCCACCTGGGGCGTCTACAACACGCGTCCGCCCGCAGATGAGCGCCTGGTGCACAATCTGGAGCACGGCGGCGTGATCATCAGCTACGATCCCGACAAGGTGGACGCGCAGACCGTCGAGCGGCTCAAAAACCTGACGCGCGCGCTGCGCCGCGAGCGCACCTGCCTGATCCTGACGCCGCGCGATACGATCCAGGACGACAAGGCGATCGCGCTGACGGCTTGGGGCGTGATCGCGCTGCTGGACCAGTACGATGAGGGCGCGATTCGCGCCTTCTGGCGCGATCATGTCGCGCGCGGGCCGGAGTTCGGCGAGGGTGTGTGCGGCTAG
- a CDS encoding GNAT family N-acetyltransferase, whose amino-acid sequence MSFFRRPFERRDLLVRPAAAHDQTAVALLAQRATRRYLTTESDDVVELLHSEPTVVLEHAGRVVGLAQAGWRLPPNAWLRNVLLDSRLDARTALPLLVRQLHSLLPTRGISALYITLSPWNDPWLRAGLELAGYAPIMEVWGYSKERMEVPSTGNPFVVVRRARPEDLTAVLQLDARCFPPPWGKGREILAPALCYGPYFSVAEWQQQIVGYSYVSLHEAGLRAHLVRIAVDPAFQGRGIGVRLLAEVVRFCRSRQVEVLSLNTQHHNTAAQRLYEWFGFRRTGEVQVVLGMTGLDGARAAAPPDERASRPEAA is encoded by the coding sequence ATGTCCTTTTTTCGTCGGCCATTCGAGCGCCGCGACCTGCTGGTGCGGCCGGCTGCGGCCCATGATCAGACGGCGGTGGCCTTACTGGCGCAACGGGCGACGCGTCGCTATTTGACCACAGAGAGCGACGACGTGGTCGAGCTGCTTCACAGCGAGCCGACGGTGGTGCTGGAGCATGCCGGTCGGGTGGTGGGCTTGGCCCAGGCGGGCTGGCGCTTGCCGCCCAACGCCTGGTTGCGCAACGTGCTGCTCGATAGCCGTCTTGACGCGCGCACGGCGCTGCCGTTGCTGGTGCGCCAGTTGCATAGCCTGCTGCCGACGCGGGGCATCAGCGCGCTCTACATCACGCTCAGCCCCTGGAACGATCCCTGGTTGCGCGCCGGGCTGGAGCTGGCCGGTTACGCGCCGATCATGGAGGTGTGGGGCTACAGCAAAGAGCGCATGGAGGTTCCCTCCACCGGTAATCCGTTTGTGGTTGTGCGCCGGGCACGGCCCGAAGACCTGACGGCGGTGCTCCAGCTCGACGCGCGCTGTTTTCCGCCGCCATGGGGCAAGGGGCGCGAGATCCTGGCGCCGGCGCTGTGCTACGGCCCCTACTTCAGCGTCGCCGAGTGGCAGCAGCAGATCGTCGGCTACAGCTACGTCTCGCTGCACGAGGCCGGGCTGCGCGCCCACCTGGTGCGCATCGCCGTCGATCCCGCCTTCCAGGGCCGGGGCATCGGCGTGCGTCTGCTGGCCGAAGTGGTGCGCTTCTGTCGCAGCCGGCAGGTCGAGGTGCTGTCGCTCAACACCCAGCACCACAACACTGCCGCGCAGCGGCTCTATGAATGGTTCGGCTTTCGACGCACCGGCGAGGTGCAGGTGGTGTTGGGTATGACCGGTCTGGACGGCGCGCGCGCGGCAGCGCCGCCGGACGAGCGCGCGTCCCGTCCCGAAGCCGCCTGA
- a CDS encoding 6-phosphofructokinase: protein MSTTPLAIGVLTSGGDAPGMNAALRAVARTALSRGAQVWAIREGYQGLVQGGDLIRRLRWNDVGGIMYRGGTVIGTARSAAFRTREGRLAAARNLVERGIDRLVVIGGDGSLTGAHIFRQEWPALLDELVAQQHISRAQAERHGTLYVVGLAGSIDNDFYGTDMTIGADSALQRITAAIDAISSTAASHQRTFVIEVMGRHCGYLALMSAVSGGADYVLIPERPPASDDWESEMCELIRAGRRAGRRDSLVIVAEGACDRHGQPISSAYVRQVLEERLGEDTRVTILGHVQRGGAPSAFDRWMGTLVGHAAVEELLSATPEREPQLIGMRYNRIRRSPLMECVETTRTITRLIAEQQYDRAMELRGGSFTEMFNTFQALAQALPTVTQAERRRLAVMHAGAPAPGMNAAVRAAVRFGLDRGHCMLAVRNGFDGLIAGRIEELDWGGVDGWVSEGGAELGTTRTVPGRQGLYAIARAIETHRIDGLLIIGGWEAYEAAYTMYRERESFPAFNLPVICLPASISNNLPGSELSIGADTALNTIVEAIDKIKQSAVASRRCFVVEVMGRHCGYLALMSGLATGAERVYLPEEGIRLRDLETDLAGMIEDFRRGKRLSLVIRNEHANPLYTTDFIRALFEEEGRDLFDARQAILGHLQEGGNPSPFDRIQATRLAARCIGFLSEALARNTADYAFIGFIGGRVTITNMEEWPRMIDAEHRRPKTQWWLELRPIARELTRPGATQNGE from the coding sequence ATGAGCACAACTCCTCTGGCGATCGGCGTGTTGACCAGCGGCGGCGACGCGCCGGGCATGAACGCAGCTCTCCGCGCCGTGGCGCGCACCGCGCTGAGTCGTGGCGCGCAGGTGTGGGCCATTCGCGAAGGCTATCAGGGCCTGGTGCAGGGCGGCGATCTGATTCGGCGCCTGCGCTGGAACGATGTCGGCGGGATCATGTACCGCGGCGGCACGGTGATCGGCACGGCGCGCTCGGCAGCGTTTCGTACCCGCGAGGGACGGTTGGCGGCGGCGCGCAATCTGGTGGAGCGCGGCATCGACCGGCTGGTAGTGATCGGCGGCGACGGCAGCCTGACCGGCGCGCATATCTTCCGCCAGGAGTGGCCCGCGTTGCTGGATGAGCTGGTCGCACAGCAGCACATCAGCCGCGCGCAGGCTGAACGCCACGGCACGCTCTATGTGGTGGGGCTGGCCGGCTCGATCGACAACGACTTCTATGGCACCGACATGACCATCGGCGCCGACTCGGCGCTGCAGCGCATCACCGCGGCGATCGACGCGATCAGCAGCACAGCGGCCAGCCATCAGCGCACCTTTGTGATCGAGGTGATGGGTCGCCACTGCGGCTACCTGGCGTTGATGAGCGCCGTCAGCGGCGGCGCCGACTACGTCCTGATCCCAGAACGCCCTCCTGCCAGCGACGACTGGGAGAGCGAGATGTGCGAGCTGATCCGCGCCGGACGCCGCGCCGGACGTCGCGATAGCCTGGTGATCGTCGCCGAGGGCGCGTGCGACCGCCATGGCCAGCCGATCAGCAGCGCGTATGTGCGCCAGGTGCTGGAAGAGCGGCTGGGCGAGGATACGCGCGTGACGATCCTGGGCCATGTGCAGCGCGGCGGTGCGCCAAGCGCCTTCGACCGCTGGATGGGCACGCTGGTCGGGCATGCCGCGGTCGAGGAGCTGCTGAGCGCCACGCCGGAGCGCGAACCGCAGTTGATCGGCATGCGCTACAACCGCATCCGGCGCTCGCCGCTGATGGAGTGCGTCGAGACGACACGCACCATCACGCGGCTGATCGCCGAGCAGCAGTACGATCGGGCCATGGAGCTGCGCGGCGGCAGCTTCACCGAGATGTTCAACACCTTCCAGGCGCTGGCGCAGGCCCTGCCCACGGTAACGCAGGCGGAACGCCGTCGCCTGGCGGTGATGCACGCCGGCGCGCCCGCACCGGGCATGAACGCGGCGGTGCGCGCAGCAGTGCGCTTCGGCCTCGATCGCGGGCACTGCATGCTGGCAGTGCGCAACGGCTTCGACGGACTGATCGCCGGGCGCATCGAAGAGCTAGATTGGGGCGGTGTGGACGGTTGGGTCTCAGAGGGCGGCGCCGAGCTGGGCACAACGCGCACCGTGCCCGGTCGGCAAGGGCTGTACGCTATTGCACGCGCGATCGAAACCCATCGCATCGACGGCCTGCTGATCATCGGCGGCTGGGAGGCCTACGAGGCGGCCTACACCATGTACCGCGAGCGCGAAAGCTTCCCCGCCTTCAACCTCCCGGTGATCTGCCTGCCGGCCTCGATCTCCAACAACCTGCCCGGCTCGGAGTTGAGCATCGGCGCCGATACGGCGCTCAACACCATCGTCGAAGCCATCGATAAGATTAAGCAATCGGCAGTCGCGTCGCGGCGCTGCTTCGTCGTCGAGGTGATGGGTCGCCACTGCGGCTACCTGGCGCTGATGAGCGGCCTGGCGACCGGCGCGGAGCGCGTCTATCTGCCCGAAGAGGGCATTCGCCTGCGCGATCTGGAAACCGACCTGGCCGGCATGATCGAGGACTTCCGGCGCGGCAAGCGCCTGAGTCTGGTAATTCGCAACGAACATGCCAATCCGCTCTACACCACCGATTTCATCCGCGCGCTGTTCGAGGAGGAAGGGCGCGACCTGTTCGACGCGCGGCAGGCGATCCTGGGCCACCTGCAGGAAGGTGGCAATCCCTCGCCCTTTGATCGCATCCAGGCCACGCGACTGGCGGCGCGCTGTATCGGCTTTCTGAGCGAGGCGCTAGCGCGCAACACCGCCGACTACGCCTTCATCGGATTTATCGGCGGCCGCGTGACAATCACCAACATGGAGGAGTGGCCGCGCATGATCGATGCCGAGCATCGGCGGCCCAAGACGCAGTGGTGGCTCGAACTGCGGCCGATCGCCCGCGAGCTGACACGGCCGGGCGCGACACAGAACGGCGAGTGA
- a CDS encoding ABC transporter ATP-binding protein, translating to MLLEVREIVKRYGATTVLRGVSLAAAAGEIVCLLGPSGCGKSTLLRVIAGLESDYQGTVRFAGQPIDRVPVHRRGFGFMFQEFALLPHRSVGENIAFGLRMQRRPRAEIERRVAEMLELVGLRGYAARSIFELSGGERQRVALARSLAPAPRLLLLDEPLGALDRTLRERLTDELRAMLKRAGITSVYVTHDQLEAFAIADRVLLMQAGRIVQSGTPMEVYRHPASLFAARFLGLTNLIPGQVLARAPELIVATPLGQLRIDNGSPPPHEQVTVLIRPEAARPAAPDSVNLVEGLVTHCTFRGGTQRIGLRHASGITLELDLEAGAVAEGQRARLALRPTALTVLAPTDDTDPSAAADMPAGLPTRADISAG from the coding sequence ATGCTGCTCGAAGTTCGAGAAATTGTCAAACGCTACGGCGCGACGACCGTGTTGCGCGGCGTTTCGCTGGCCGCCGCAGCGGGCGAGATCGTCTGCCTGCTAGGACCGAGCGGCTGCGGCAAATCCACGCTGCTGCGGGTGATCGCCGGGTTGGAGAGCGACTACCAGGGCACGGTTCGCTTCGCAGGGCAGCCGATCGACCGCGTGCCGGTGCACCGACGCGGCTTTGGCTTTATGTTCCAGGAGTTCGCGCTGCTGCCGCACCGCAGCGTCGGCGAGAACATCGCCTTTGGCCTGCGCATGCAGCGCCGTCCGCGCGCCGAGATCGAACGGCGCGTCGCCGAGATGCTGGAGCTGGTGGGGCTGCGCGGCTATGCCGCGCGCTCGATCTTCGAACTCTCCGGCGGTGAGCGGCAACGCGTGGCGCTGGCGCGCTCGCTGGCGCCCGCGCCGCGCCTGTTGCTGCTGGACGAGCCGCTGGGCGCGCTGGATCGCACCCTGCGCGAGCGGCTGACCGACGAGCTGCGCGCCATGCTCAAGCGCGCCGGCATCACCAGCGTCTATGTCACGCACGATCAGCTCGAGGCCTTCGCCATCGCCGACCGTGTGCTGCTGATGCAGGCCGGACGCATCGTGCAGAGCGGCACGCCGATGGAGGTCTATCGCCATCCGGCCAGCCTGTTCGCGGCGCGCTTTCTGGGCCTTACCAACCTGATCCCCGGGCAGGTGCTGGCACGCGCGCCGGAGCTGATCGTGGCGACGCCGCTGGGCCAGCTGCGGATCGACAACGGCAGCCCGCCGCCACACGAGCAGGTCACCGTGCTGATCCGCCCCGAAGCCGCCCGGCCTGCCGCGCCTGACAGCGTCAACCTGGTCGAAGGGCTGGTGACGCACTGCACCTTTCGCGGCGGTACGCAACGCATCGGCTTGCGCCACGCCAGCGGCATCACTCTGGAGCTGGATCTGGAGGCCGGCGCGGTAGCCGAGGGGCAGCGCGCGCGCCTGGCGCTGCGTCCCACGGCGCTGACCGTGCTGGCGCCAACCGACGACACGGATCCGTCCGCCGCTGCCGACATGCCGGCTGGGCTGCCGACGCGCGCCGACATCTCAGCTGGCTGA
- the scpB gene encoding SMC-Scp complex subunit ScpB — MAETRPEQAAPVADAPPLGPTQLVESLLFVAAEPVAVDDLSRALELSVEAVEAALAQLADALRERGIRLLRHGARVQLVAAPEAAAAIERFVGGGPPASRLSTAALETLAIIAYRQPITRAGIEALRGVDSAGAIRTLLQRGLIAEVGRLPHVGRPVLYGTTDEFLKQFGLASLDQLPPLDIPEVSSNGQPGAPSAS, encoded by the coding sequence ATGGCGGAGACCCGGCCGGAACAGGCGGCGCCGGTGGCTGACGCGCCGCCGCTTGGTCCAACCCAGCTTGTTGAGAGTCTGCTCTTCGTCGCGGCTGAACCGGTGGCGGTGGACGACCTGAGCCGCGCGCTCGAGCTGTCGGTAGAAGCGGTGGAAGCGGCGCTGGCACAGCTTGCCGACGCGCTCCGAGAGCGTGGCATCCGTCTGCTACGCCACGGCGCGCGCGTGCAACTGGTGGCCGCGCCCGAAGCGGCAGCAGCGATCGAGCGCTTTGTCGGCGGCGGGCCGCCCGCGTCCCGGCTCTCCACGGCGGCGCTGGAAACACTGGCGATCATCGCCTACCGTCAGCCGATCACCCGCGCCGGCATCGAGGCGCTGCGCGGCGTGGACAGCGCCGGCGCGATCCGCACGCTGCTGCAGCGCGGCCTGATCGCCGAGGTGGGCCGCCTGCCCCATGTTGGCCGTCCGGTGCTCTACGGCACCACCGACGAGTTTCTCAAACAGTTCGGCCTGGCCAGCCTGGACCAGCTACCGCCGCTGGATATTCCCGAGGTGAGCTCCAACGGTCAGCCGGGCGCTCCATCAGCCAGCTGA